The following proteins are encoded in a genomic region of Aerococcaceae bacterium DSM 111021:
- a CDS encoding FAD-dependent oxidoreductase, with translation MDVFMGKAQGFHGPITAKLTLENDKILKAESEHTKSAYIGDLGIQRLLKRIESEQSLDVDAVSGATYSTNAYLTAAKKAVSVAKGKLSQEDALNLNITLKNGENNQVDTVSSASITSHDEVNTSVAREPVYMSNNPDLFDELFDVVIAGSGGAGLSAAVESARGGLKTIIFEKAGIPGGTTNASGGVIQAAGTKYQKEFTDFKDDTPKKHAQLWVKAGEGRVDESLVWDLALGAPDNIEWLVELGLEFDTVYGHAKIPYITDDLHADRIHQYKNGGQGGEGTLLTQTLLTDFIKHEGQIEYDSPVVALILDKDTSSVIGAVIEKNGKEVKVKADRGVVLATASIDHNPALAKELNDQQYYDISNSTLLSTPYDTGDGIIMGMGIGAAVSGLGGCIDFCSRTGNATNNQIPTIPMVLINGIGKRFVREDSTYAYHYRAIFQETKKHDAPTYMVFGKSSISEPGSAWTSESLKADVESGLVIKAETLEELAEKIAVPTTNLKETIEKWNSFAANKEDAEFGRLEGLKEISGPYYAMLNKASNLGSLGGLRINTDSQVINSFGQPIKGLYAAGLNAGGWVTGYYPGSGTAIAGIIHQGRKAGKHLAANN, from the coding sequence ATGGATGTTTTTATGGGGAAAGCACAAGGTTTTCATGGTCCGATTACAGCTAAACTTACATTGGAAAATGATAAGATATTGAAAGCAGAAAGTGAACATACAAAAAGTGCATATATTGGTGACCTTGGAATTCAGCGATTATTAAAACGAATAGAAAGTGAACAAAGTTTAGATGTCGATGCAGTTTCAGGTGCTACATATAGTACAAATGCATATTTAACTGCTGCTAAAAAAGCAGTTTCGGTTGCAAAAGGTAAACTGAGTCAAGAAGATGCTCTAAATTTAAATATTACTTTAAAAAATGGTGAAAACAATCAAGTAGATACGGTATCAAGTGCTTCTATAACTAGTCACGATGAAGTCAACACTTCTGTAGCTAGAGAACCTGTTTATATGTCTAATAATCCCGATTTGTTTGATGAACTATTTGATGTTGTTATTGCTGGTTCAGGTGGAGCAGGACTTTCAGCTGCTGTTGAGTCAGCGCGAGGTGGATTGAAAACGATTATTTTTGAAAAAGCTGGCATTCCTGGTGGTACAACAAATGCTTCCGGAGGTGTTATTCAAGCAGCTGGCACAAAATATCAAAAAGAATTTACAGATTTTAAAGACGATACCCCTAAAAAGCATGCTCAACTTTGGGTTAAGGCTGGAGAAGGTCGGGTTGATGAATCATTAGTTTGGGATTTAGCTTTAGGCGCTCCTGACAATATTGAGTGGTTAGTTGAACTTGGGTTAGAATTTGATACTGTTTATGGACATGCTAAAATACCTTACATTACCGATGATTTACATGCCGATCGAATTCATCAATATAAAAATGGTGGTCAAGGTGGTGAAGGAACCCTATTAACTCAAACCCTACTAACAGATTTCATAAAACATGAAGGTCAAATTGAGTACGATTCACCCGTAGTTGCTTTAATATTAGACAAGGATACTTCTTCTGTTATCGGTGCTGTTATAGAAAAAAATGGGAAAGAAGTTAAAGTAAAGGCAGATCGTGGTGTTGTTTTAGCAACAGCATCTATCGATCATAACCCCGCACTAGCTAAAGAATTGAATGACCAACAATATTATGATATTTCTAATTCTACTTTATTATCAACACCTTATGATACAGGGGATGGAATTATAATGGGGATGGGAATAGGTGCTGCCGTTTCTGGACTTGGAGGCTGTATTGATTTTTGTAGCCGAACAGGTAATGCAACAAATAACCAAATTCCAACTATTCCAATGGTTCTAATTAATGGTATCGGAAAACGTTTTGTTCGGGAAGATTCTACTTATGCATATCACTATCGTGCGATTTTCCAAGAAACGAAAAAACATGATGCACCTACTTATATGGTTTTTGGAAAATCATCAATTTCTGAACCGGGTAGCGCATGGACCTCAGAAAGCTTAAAAGCGGATGTAGAGTCTGGTTTGGTAATCAAAGCAGAAACCTTAGAAGAATTAGCAGAAAAAATTGCTGTACCCACTACTAACTTAAAAGAAACAATAGAAAAATGGAATAGTTTTGCTGCTAATAAGGAAGACGCAGAGTTTGGCCGCTTAGAAGGATTGAAAGAAATTTCAGGACCTTATTATGCTATGTTAAACAAGGCATCAAACTTAGGATCGCTGGGTGGATTACGTATTAATACTGATTCGCAAGTAATCAATTCTTTTGGACAACCTATTAAGGGACTCTATGCAGCAGGCCTAAATGCCGGTGGCTGGGTAACCGGATATTATCCAGGTTCTGGAACAGCGATTGCTGGAATAATTCATCAAGGTCGTAAAGCTGGAAAACATTTAGCTGCAAATAATTAA
- a CDS encoding GH32 C-terminal domain-containing protein → MEIFINDGDAVFTSRVYPDPQQDRIEIKGDGTGQVTYWDLKHT, encoded by the coding sequence TTGGAAATCTTTATTAACGATGGAGATGCGGTCTTTACGAGCCGGGTCTATCCGGACCCCCAACAAGACCGGATTGAGATTAAAGGAGACGGGACAGGGCAAGTAACTTATTGGGACTTGAAGCATACTTAA
- a CDS encoding 5-methyltetrahydropteroyltriglutamate--homocysteine methyltransferase, with protein sequence MTQKTKRFLTVGSLLRPESLLDYKTKIEHRDDIAYPFYDEFEGYKEEEDQAVETIVNQQIEHDLPEVTDGEYSKSMWHLDFVWGLNGIKRYIADNGYFFRDLDQESNYETRKDIGIAIEAPLHSQNHTFIDHFNRLKEVSPQGATLKQCIPSPSHIFGELSLSEEIGGKVYQTAEEFKKDLSQAYKDFLKEFAEAGGTIIQFDDCLWELFAEDNPHSPFSGTDFDHSSILGLAQEFIDLNNDVIAYAHSLGLKVYTHNCRGNYDSRNMGGGSYEKIAHLFLEKQNYDRFYLEWDDERAGDLSALSVFKNKPDTEVVLGFLSSKSAKLDDEAAVYEQLEKATQYVSKDNLYLSHQCGFASCDGGNELSQEQQWDKIKQGQAIAYRFWGE encoded by the coding sequence ATGACACAAAAAACTAAACGCTTTTTAACCGTAGGTTCATTATTAAGACCTGAGTCATTATTAGATTATAAGACAAAAATAGAACATCGCGATGATATTGCGTATCCATTCTACGATGAATTTGAAGGTTACAAGGAAGAAGAAGATCAAGCTGTGGAAACAATTGTTAATCAACAAATCGAGCATGATTTACCTGAAGTAACGGATGGTGAATATTCAAAATCTATGTGGCATCTTGATTTTGTGTGGGGTCTAAACGGCATCAAACGCTATATCGCGGATAATGGCTACTTCTTCCGTGATCTGGATCAAGAGAGCAATTATGAAACTCGTAAAGATATAGGAATCGCAATTGAAGCGCCTTTACATAGTCAGAATCACACCTTTATTGACCACTTTAATCGCTTAAAAGAAGTATCACCCCAAGGTGCAACGTTAAAGCAATGTATTCCATCTCCGTCACATATTTTTGGAGAACTTAGCTTGTCAGAGGAAATCGGAGGGAAAGTTTATCAGACGGCAGAAGAATTCAAAAAGGATTTAAGTCAAGCTTACAAAGATTTCTTAAAGGAATTCGCTGAAGCAGGTGGAACGATTATCCAATTTGATGACTGCTTATGGGAGTTATTTGCTGAAGATAACCCGCATAGTCCTTTTAGTGGTACTGACTTTGATCACTCATCAATCTTAGGCTTAGCCCAAGAATTCATTGATTTGAATAATGATGTCATTGCCTATGCCCATTCACTGGGTCTAAAAGTCTATACGCATAATTGCCGTGGTAACTATGATTCACGTAATATGGGTGGTGGAAGTTACGAGAAAATCGCGCATTTATTCTTAGAAAAACAAAACTATGACCGTTTCTACTTAGAGTGGGATGATGAGCGTGCCGGAGACTTAAGTGCGTTAAGCGTCTTTAAAAACAAGCCTGACACAGAAGTAGTCTTAGGATTCTTATCAAGTAAGTCGGCAAAATTAGATGATGAAGCTGCAGTGTATGAACAATTAGAAAAAGCTACTCAGTATGTTTCAAAAGATAATCTGTACTTATCTCATCAATGTGGCTTCGCGTCATGTGATGGAGGGAATGAATTATCTCAGGAACAGCAATGGGATAAAATCAAGCAAGGTCAAGCCATTGCTTACCGATTCTGGGGAGAGTAA
- a CDS encoding LysR family transcriptional regulator — translation MNLKQIDYFLKVVETASITKAADELYLSQPSLSHAIKELEKEMNITLFHRSSKGVTLTSEGEEFLLYARQISEQINLMNRRYKDDEAPQQIFSVAGQHYAFVVDAFVRLLKQYEDHDYQATLKELRTYEVIEDVANLKSEIGIIYRSHYNRQVINAELEKKHIHFTPLISVKPHVFIYKDHPLADYEKIALSDLDTYPKLSYDQGHHNSFYFWEEVLADYASRKTITVSDRATLFNLAIGLNGYTISSGIINADLNGSDIIARPLVSSETIEIGYITNNMHTLKPIAHTFLEILRERLEVSVESNL, via the coding sequence ATGAATCTAAAGCAAATAGATTATTTCTTGAAGGTTGTGGAGACGGCTTCAATTACTAAAGCAGCCGATGAATTATATCTTTCCCAACCGTCCTTGTCACATGCGATTAAAGAGTTGGAAAAGGAAATGAATATCACGCTGTTCCACCGTAGTTCCAAAGGTGTGACTCTTACGAGTGAAGGCGAAGAATTCCTATTATATGCAAGGCAAATTAGCGAGCAAATTAATTTGATGAACCGCCGTTATAAAGACGATGAAGCACCGCAACAAATTTTTAGCGTGGCAGGGCAGCATTATGCTTTCGTAGTTGATGCATTCGTCCGTCTGCTGAAACAATACGAAGACCATGACTATCAAGCGACATTGAAAGAACTTCGAACCTATGAAGTCATTGAAGACGTAGCTAATTTGAAAAGTGAAATTGGTATTATCTATCGCAGTCATTATAACCGTCAAGTCATCAACGCTGAACTAGAAAAAAAACACATTCATTTCACACCACTTATCTCTGTTAAACCACATGTATTTATTTATAAAGATCATCCCTTAGCCGATTATGAAAAGATAGCTCTCTCTGATTTAGATACTTATCCAAAATTAAGTTACGATCAAGGGCACCACAATTCCTTTTATTTTTGGGAGGAAGTATTGGCCGACTATGCTTCACGTAAAACAATTACAGTGAGTGACCGAGCAACTTTGTTTAATCTAGCTATTGGCCTAAATGGCTACACGATTAGCTCAGGTATTATCAATGCTGATTTGAACGGGAGCGATATTATTGCAAGGCCACTCGTCTCTTCCGAAACGATTGAAATCGGCTATATTACTAATAACATGCACACATTAAAACCAATCGCTCACACTTTTCTGGAGATTTTGAGAGAACGACTAGAAGTGTCTGTTGAGAGTAATTTATAG
- a CDS encoding alpha/beta fold hydrolase has translation MKKELFFINGFGGGLEDAIEIRSLLESEGYDFTYIDLPGHYSAKDVTVTDFEELLAYFEAFFPDHPIVLIGHAIGAEIAAYLSTRLTQIESVIMLDGGIITNEDFNKTFQESIEETEQLFQSAELDDLDEESLIELLKLNDAMKLTIARLDYDTPSLLLLSDFEDELAIRIQRLEKTNNPVLDYKVIPNASHDIYADQPEQTVELIVEWLEKDLTL, from the coding sequence ATGAAAAAGGAACTATTTTTTATTAATGGTTTTGGTGGCGGACTTGAAGATGCTATCGAAATCAGAAGTCTATTAGAATCAGAAGGATACGATTTTACTTATATTGATTTACCCGGGCATTACAGTGCTAAGGATGTGACAGTGACAGATTTTGAAGAATTATTAGCTTACTTTGAAGCATTTTTTCCTGATCATCCGATTGTATTAATAGGTCATGCTATTGGCGCTGAGATTGCTGCTTACTTATCAACTCGACTCACACAAATCGAAAGCGTTATTATGTTAGATGGCGGTATTATAACAAATGAAGATTTTAATAAGACGTTTCAAGAATCAATTGAGGAAACAGAGCAACTTTTTCAAAGCGCAGAGTTAGATGATTTAGATGAAGAATCTTTGATTGAATTGTTAAAACTAAATGATGCGATGAAGTTGACCATTGCTCGGCTTGATTATGATACACCAAGTTTACTTTTATTAAGTGATTTTGAGGATGAACTAGCAATAAGAATACAGCGATTAGAAAAAACCAACAATCCTGTTTTAGATTATAAAGTGATTCCAAACGCAAGCCACGATATCTATGCAGATCAGCCAGAACAGACTGTCGAGCTGATTGTGGAATGGCTAGAGAAAGATCTCACTTTATAA
- a CDS encoding DNA-deoxyinosine glycosylase: MEHSKGFQPVANKQTRVLILGSHPGVPSLRKQQYYGNPGNAFWRVVFNALQVDDPMDYLERLETLLAHGIGVWDVYATAEREGSLDSKIKSNTLNDFEQVLELANIQLIIANGKTAYQEVLKHPIFQPYEVVSALSTSGLNNGRERERMAQWTKAIRYGLSKHTPL; the protein is encoded by the coding sequence ATGGAACACTCTAAAGGATTCCAACCAGTAGCGAACAAGCAAACACGGGTGCTTATCTTAGGAAGTCATCCAGGTGTCCCATCACTACGCAAACAACAGTACTATGGTAATCCAGGCAATGCCTTTTGGCGTGTCGTATTTAACGCCTTACAAGTAGATGATCCAATGGATTACTTGGAGCGATTAGAAACATTGCTGGCACATGGTATAGGTGTATGGGATGTTTACGCGACGGCTGAAAGAGAAGGAAGCTTGGACAGTAAGATTAAAAGTAATACACTCAATGATTTCGAGCAGGTTTTAGAGCTGGCGAATATCCAGTTGATTATAGCGAATGGAAAAACTGCCTACCAAGAAGTTTTAAAGCATCCTATCTTTCAACCTTATGAAGTTGTCAGCGCTTTATCAACCAGTGGACTGAATAACGGACGTGAGCGTGAGCGAATGGCGCAATGGACGAAAGCAATTCGATATGGATTAAGCAAGCATACACCTTTGTAG
- a CDS encoding DNA alkylation repair protein has translation MNQNKVIQTSEKAETIFRQIDDNTKLGDLRKIAKEIKVDHELAMELWSSGKFLPRLLSILIMDKKLLSEEVLDELVDDMQIHTYDESNNLMDWLLANQLTKNKKLTTLMESWEDSPYALQRRTYWYHQGRLRWTGKTPPNNTSDLVTAIEAKISQEQPEVQWAMNFTAGWIGVYEEQYRKRCVIIGEDTGLYKDEKVSKGCTPNYLPEFIMIESNKRDL, from the coding sequence ATGAATCAAAACAAAGTAATACAGACCTCTGAAAAAGCGGAAACAATATTTCGACAGATTGATGATAATACAAAATTAGGTGACTTACGAAAAATTGCAAAAGAAATAAAAGTTGATCATGAACTGGCGATGGAACTTTGGTCGAGTGGTAAGTTTTTACCAAGGCTTTTATCAATCTTAATTATGGACAAAAAACTACTTTCAGAAGAAGTATTAGATGAACTTGTTGATGATATGCAAATTCATACATATGATGAAAGTAACAATCTAATGGATTGGTTGTTAGCTAATCAGCTCACAAAGAATAAGAAATTAACGACACTCATGGAGTCGTGGGAGGATAGTCCATACGCACTTCAAAGGCGGACTTACTGGTATCATCAAGGACGATTAAGATGGACTGGGAAAACACCACCAAATAATACATCAGACTTGGTAACTGCAATTGAAGCTAAAATTAGTCAAGAGCAACCAGAAGTTCAGTGGGCTATGAACTTTACAGCAGGCTGGATTGGGGTTTATGAGGAACAGTACCGTAAACGTTGCGTTATAATTGGTGAAGATACAGGTCTGTACAAAGATGAGAAAGTTTCGAAAGGGTGTACGCCGAATTATTTACCAGAATTTATTATGATTGAATCAAATAAACGCGATTTGTAA
- a CDS encoding potassium/proton antiporter: MYILIISLVLIMALIAMRISSDLKIPQLLLFMLLGVSFNFFGANFTNYDFSNQVSSLALMFIIFYGGFGTKWKMSKPVAKEAITLSFLGTILTALITGLFVYLVFDFSLLEAMLLGSIIGSTDYASVSDALVSRRLKLKYNTDSLLELESGSNDPTAYTMVVLFSTLLQGQNVNVPVLVILQVGLGLLVGFALGWVFIRLLDYLYTREGMEVILLAAAALFTYEFTNQIGGNGYLAVYIFGIYVGNKEFIGKREVVFFFDSFTNLAQIGLFFLLGLLSEPSSIIAMMPIALVIMLFITFIARPASIYGLMAPFKLNKNQLPVIAFAGLRGAAAIAFAISVVNSDTPYMNDLYHIVFDICLLSSLIQGGLLPTLSKKMDMVDPEDASLRNFNSLQDKSDVGFLATKIEADSELVDTYIRDITLAFDFIIAKILRQGETIVPNGDVQLKVGDVIVLAGRSYFDVVGTDLLEFRINGHHNWVNKEIKNIHLERDSLIVLVLRDDNELIVPNGDTTILERDTVLVLEASNAK, encoded by the coding sequence ATTTATATATTAATCATTTCACTTGTGCTTATCATGGCCTTGATTGCTATGCGCATTTCTAGTGATTTAAAGATACCGCAATTACTTTTGTTCATGCTCTTAGGTGTTTCCTTTAATTTTTTTGGAGCTAATTTCACTAATTATGATTTTTCCAATCAAGTATCTTCCTTAGCTCTGATGTTTATCATTTTCTATGGAGGATTTGGTACAAAATGGAAGATGTCGAAGCCTGTTGCCAAAGAAGCGATTACCTTAAGTTTCCTTGGAACTATACTCACCGCTTTAATTACCGGTCTTTTCGTCTATCTAGTTTTTGACTTTTCCTTACTTGAGGCCATGTTACTCGGATCCATTATCGGTTCGACCGATTACGCCAGTGTGTCGGATGCGCTCGTCTCTCGTCGCTTAAAGTTAAAATACAACACCGACTCCTTACTGGAATTGGAATCAGGTTCCAACGACCCGACAGCTTATACGATGGTTGTGCTATTCTCGACACTTCTTCAAGGACAAAATGTCAATGTCCCCGTCTTAGTTATCTTACAAGTTGGGCTCGGTTTATTAGTTGGCTTTGCTTTAGGATGGGTATTTATCCGACTTCTAGACTACTTATATACAAGAGAAGGTATGGAAGTTATTTTGTTAGCTGCTGCTGCTTTATTCACTTATGAATTTACCAACCAAATTGGTGGTAACGGCTACTTAGCTGTTTATATCTTTGGTATTTATGTTGGTAATAAAGAATTCATCGGTAAACGTGAAGTTGTCTTTTTCTTTGATAGCTTTACAAACTTGGCACAAATTGGGTTATTTTTCTTACTTGGTCTATTATCCGAACCAAGTTCGATTATCGCTATGATGCCAATCGCTCTAGTCATCATGTTATTTATAACATTTATTGCTCGACCAGCATCGATATATGGTTTAATGGCGCCCTTTAAGTTGAATAAAAATCAACTGCCAGTCATTGCTTTTGCAGGACTGCGCGGGGCTGCGGCGATTGCTTTCGCGATCAGTGTAGTCAATTCAGACACACCATACATGAATGACCTTTACCATATTGTCTTTGATATTTGTCTCTTATCTTCTTTAATTCAAGGTGGTTTATTACCTACACTATCTAAAAAGATGGACATGGTAGACCCAGAAGATGCGTCCTTACGTAACTTCAACTCCTTACAAGATAAAAGTGACGTCGGCTTCTTAGCAACTAAGATAGAAGCAGATAGCGAGCTCGTTGATACTTATATTCGAGATATCACCTTGGCCTTTGATTTCATTATTGCAAAAATCCTCCGACAAGGAGAAACGATTGTCCCTAACGGAGATGTACAACTTAAAGTAGGCGACGTCATCGTCTTAGCAGGGCGTTCTTACTTTGATGTGGTTGGTACGGATTTATTAGAATTCCGAATTAACGGACACCATAACTGGGTAAACAAAGAAATTAAAAATATTCACTTGGAACGCGACTCTCTTATCGTTTTAGTGTTAAGAGATGACAACGAGTTGATTGTTCCAAATGGTGATACAACCATTCTTGAACGCGATACAGTCTTAGTATTAGAAGCATCAAATGCGAAGTAA
- the yghU gene encoding glutathione-dependent disulfide-bond oxidoreductase yields the protein MTAYELPKVWKWEDENSDLGGNRPTAGSRFEQTLPVGEAPFQLYSLGTPNGIKATIMFEELKELGVDVDYDVYLINIGDGDQFGSDFVDINPNSKIPALVDYSQKPRLEIFESGSILLYLAEKFNKLIPTDIHGRTETMNWLFWQIGAGPYVGGGFGHFFAYAPEPMKYPIDRFTMETKRQLDLLNKTLGKRPYIAGDEYTIADIVNWSWYGRLALGDLYEGSAEFLDVESYPNVLEWARRIADRPAVKKGLEVEYQPIKD from the coding sequence ATGACGGCATATGAATTACCAAAAGTGTGGAAATGGGAAGACGAAAATTCAGATTTAGGGGGTAACCGCCCAACTGCAGGGAGTCGTTTCGAACAAACATTGCCTGTAGGAGAAGCGCCATTCCAACTCTATTCACTAGGAACACCTAATGGAATTAAAGCAACCATTATGTTTGAAGAATTAAAAGAATTAGGTGTGGATGTTGATTATGATGTATATCTAATAAATATCGGCGACGGTGACCAATTTGGTTCAGATTTCGTTGACATCAATCCAAACTCTAAGATTCCGGCACTGGTTGATTATAGCCAAAAACCACGTTTAGAAATCTTTGAATCAGGTTCGATTTTACTTTATTTAGCAGAGAAATTTAATAAATTAATTCCAACAGATATTCATGGTCGCACTGAGACGATGAACTGGTTATTCTGGCAAATTGGTGCAGGACCTTATGTTGGTGGAGGCTTTGGACACTTCTTTGCCTATGCACCAGAACCAATGAAATACCCAATCGACCGCTTCACAATGGAAACAAAGCGCCAATTAGACTTATTAAATAAGACTTTAGGGAAACGTCCATATATTGCAGGAGACGAATATACAATTGCGGATATCGTAAACTGGTCATGGTACGGGCGTCTTGCTCTAGGAGATTTATACGAAGGATCCGCTGAATTTTTAGACGTTGAATCTTATCCAAATGTACTAGAGTGGGCTCGTCGCATTGCAGATCGTCCTGCTGTTAAAAAAGGTTTAGAAGTAGAATATCAACCAATCAAAGATTAA
- a CDS encoding DegV family protein, with product MKAAIIVDSTAGLTEETANLANVFQLYLSTIFKDGTVYIDSPDESLTNEFYKRMDMEDELPKTSQPEPQQVYDLFDQIIQEGYDTVYAILTSEKISGTFQTVHAVSNEYRKRLHIHLIDSHLTSFVLEAMTLNLAELIQRQFPPKIIIRRINQLIDQSAFYFTPAKLDNLVKGGRVSALSGFIGNTLNIKPLITMGRDTNGKVSVPEKIRTMKKAHKRLYDIAVDHIAQYPEHAYVVVGHTGVVQDAQVLCEQIQIAYPELPIRVGFITPVLGTHGGSGAVSINVAPLLNPSFLNF from the coding sequence ATGAAAGCTGCCATAATTGTAGATAGCACAGCAGGATTAACTGAAGAAACAGCCAATCTGGCCAACGTATTCCAATTATACTTAAGTACGATATTCAAAGACGGTACGGTGTATATTGATTCCCCAGATGAAAGCTTAACAAATGAGTTTTATAAGCGGATGGATATGGAAGATGAATTACCCAAAACTTCCCAACCAGAACCTCAACAAGTTTACGATCTCTTTGATCAAATTATTCAAGAAGGTTACGATACGGTTTATGCTATTCTAACTTCGGAAAAGATTAGTGGCACATTTCAGACAGTCCATGCGGTTTCTAATGAATACCGAAAACGACTACATATCCACTTAATTGATTCTCATCTGACCTCCTTTGTTTTGGAAGCCATGACACTGAATTTAGCTGAATTGATCCAACGCCAATTTCCGCCCAAAATCATTATAAGGCGAATCAACCAACTGATTGATCAATCTGCCTTTTATTTCACACCAGCAAAATTAGATAATTTAGTTAAAGGTGGACGCGTTAGTGCTTTAAGCGGCTTCATTGGGAATACTCTCAATATTAAACCCCTTATTACTATGGGAAGAGATACGAATGGTAAGGTCAGTGTGCCTGAAAAAATTCGCACAATGAAGAAAGCGCACAAGCGTCTTTATGACATTGCTGTGGACCACATTGCCCAATACCCTGAGCACGCTTATGTCGTCGTAGGCCACACAGGTGTAGTCCAAGACGCCCAAGTATTGTGTGAGCAGATTCAAATAGCTTACCCCGAACTTCCGATTCGCGTTGGATTCATTACACCTGTACTTGGAACGCACGGTGGAAGTGGCGCAGTGTCAATCAATGTCGCCCCCTTATTGAATCCTTCATTTTTAAATTTTTAA
- the ndk gene encoding nucleoside-diphosphate kinase: MTVQQTYIMLKPDAVERRLVGEIISRIEDKGYSIIQAKLMTLTKDVVADHYAHLTDQPFYSKLENYMLSGPVFGLVVEGEEAVHGMRSMMGPTNVFDAAPGTIRGDFATDLTYNVIHGSDSLESANIEIRRFFG; this comes from the coding sequence ATGACGGTACAGCAAACATACATCATGCTCAAACCAGACGCGGTCGAACGTCGTTTAGTGGGTGAGATTATCTCTAGAATTGAAGACAAAGGTTATTCCATTATCCAAGCAAAGCTGATGACATTAACTAAAGACGTCGTTGCCGATCATTATGCTCATTTAACTGATCAACCTTTCTATTCGAAACTCGAGAACTACATGCTTTCAGGTCCGGTATTCGGTTTGGTTGTTGAAGGCGAAGAAGCCGTTCATGGCATGCGTTCTATGATGGGTCCAACCAACGTTTTTGACGCTGCTCCTGGTACAATTCGCGGTGATTTCGCGACAGACTTAACTTACAATGTCATCCACGGTTCAGACTCCCTCGAATCAGCTAATATTGAAATCAGACGATTCTTCGGCTGA
- a CDS encoding nitroreductase family protein, producing the protein MSNNIFDVITLRRSTRVFSNKTVSKDNLVKIAEAARMTPTSVNQQSRKFTIVQNEKLIKQLDQTLSGYGFSLYNPNAILLISSPKNNPYSQIETGLAVQNAYLAATALGLGTVWTDQIRGRCDEPAIRSILNKMGIPDNHICWCVLPIGVPAESKIPKDRTEEINYIGPSAEESSDFNIS; encoded by the coding sequence TTGTCTAATAATATATTTGATGTCATAACTCTAAGACGAAGTACTCGTGTGTTCAGTAATAAAACAGTCAGCAAAGATAATTTGGTAAAGATTGCGGAAGCTGCGAGGATGACTCCAACATCGGTTAACCAGCAAAGTAGAAAATTTACCATTGTTCAAAACGAGAAGTTAATTAAGCAATTAGATCAAACTTTAAGCGGCTATGGGTTTAGTCTTTATAATCCGAACGCGATTCTACTTATTAGTTCACCAAAAAACAATCCATATAGTCAGATTGAAACAGGTCTCGCTGTACAAAACGCCTATCTTGCAGCAACAGCTCTGGGACTTGGAACAGTGTGGACAGATCAAATCCGAGGTCGCTGTGATGAGCCAGCTATCCGTTCAATATTGAATAAGATGGGTATACCAGATAACCATATTTGTTGGTGTGTCTTACCTATTGGCGTACCTGCCGAAAGTAAAATTCCGAAAGATAGAACAGAAGAGATTAACTATATAGGCCCATCAGCCGAAGAATCGTCTGATTTCAATATTAGCTGA